The genomic region CCAAACAAAAACACCCCATGCGGCCGAAACCATAGTGGCTCCTTGGCCAAGACCATACGAAATGGCAAAACCAGCTTTGTCGGCAGCAATTAAATTAAACTCCATAGCAGTGCACCAAATTAAACCTCCTAAAATACCGATAAGGTGAATTCTCGTATTTCCTTTTTTAAAAAAGTCCGTATAAGTTACTTTTTTACCCTCTACGGGAAGGTACATAAACCAGGTATTAAAAATAAAGTTTGAAAAGAAAATCCCCAACGTGAAAACAAACATCGCACTGTATGGGGTTAATAGTTCAGGTGCTGGATTCTTAAAGTTCGGAGCTATTGACTCTGCGACAAAACGATAGAAAAAGCCCATTAAAAAACCAGATAAGATAGATAATAATATGCCTTTGGCTTTGTTTCCTGCTTTTTCTTGCGGGAGTTTTTTATAAGCCTTAGCATTGTAAACAATAGCCAAAACGATGCATAGGAGTCCGAAAAAAAGTAAATATGGATTTCCAATGGGATCTGCAATATAGTTTACAACCACTCCAATAATCAAAGCCAGGCCCACAGCAATGGGAAAAGCTACGGCCATCCCAGCTATATTTGTAGCGGCTACAATCAATAAGTTTGAAAGATTGAAAATAACGCCGCCCAGAAAAGCAAAACCCAAGACTACAGTGCTAGCTTGACTTAGATCTTCCAAAAAGCTTCTTCCGTATTCTCCGTGACTACCTATGCTTAAACCAAAAATTAAAGCAGTTAAAACAAGGCCGATAGAATAATCCCAGTAATAGAGTGGGAACTTCCAATCTTCGTTCTTGGTGAGTTTCATGGTATTGATCCACGAACCCCAACCAAGCATTGTAATAAAGCAGAATAGTACTGCCATTGGATATGAGTCTACAATAAACATGTGGAAAGAATTTGTTAGCGATTATTCTTAATGTTATTTTTCGGTTTCTTGAACGATCGATTCTGTAGCAGTTGCCCCAACCCGGTTTGCGCCGGCTTCTTTCGCTTTTAGTAACTGATTTAAACTCCTTATTCCACCAGAGGCTTTAACTTTTACATTGGGACCAATATTATTTTTCATCAATTTTAAATTTTCAATGGTAGCCCCTGTGTAAGCGTAAGTGCCATTTTCATTTTTCACAAAACCAAAACCTGTCGATGTTTTTACATAATCTGCCCCTACTTTTGTACAAATCTCACATAACTTAATTATGATCTTATCCTCTGTAATGTAATCAGTTTCAAAAATAACTTTTACGATTGCCTTATGTTGGTGGCAAACGTTGGTAACGGAACCTATCTCTCTTTCTAAATACTTCCAATCTTCTTCCAAAGCTTTGGCAATATTAATGACCATATCTACTTCTTCAGCGCCGTCCTTACAAGCTGTTTCGGCTTCAAATACTTTAACGTCTATGGTTGAATTTCCAGCTGGAAAACCTATCACACAGCCTATTTTTACATCAGTATTTTCAAGCATCTTTTTAGCATCTGCTACCATATAGGGTTTTACGCAAATCGAGGCTACATTGTATTTTGCTGCTATTTGGCACCCTTCCATTAAATCTTTATGGGTGTGGGAAGGGTGTAGGATTGAATGATCAATCATTTTTGAAATTTCTTGCTTCATTTTAGGTAGTATTAAATTGATATTTTATTGAGTTCCATGACCCCTGTAAGAAAGGCTGCTGAATGCGGTATCCAATCTTCATCCGTTAAGGAAAACGGACCGTCATTTTCTTTTTTAGGAGTTACATCCATCTCAAACTGTTTTCCAGTAGAAAAACCGTTGCAAACCACCCCCCGAGTATTAAACCATGTTCCGGCAGTTTTATTTCCAATGGCATTTACCATACTTCTGGGCAGTGCTTGGTTTTTTGGAATATCTTCTGAATAGATAACAGATCCTTTTAAACAATCATGGGTAACCCCAGCATTTAATCCGGCAATCCATTGAAGGTTACCAAATGCAATAGCCTTAAGCTTTTCATCTTTAAATAAGCCGTATAACTTGGCAGCAATGGCTGCTGTGTAGCCGTAAATGCTGTTGGTTCCGTGAAAAAATCCAGCAAACCAAATAGGCCCTTCGTTTCCAAATATTCCGTTAGGGACAATTAGAAACGGATTCTCAAAGCAGGACGGGATTAAAAAGCCATCTGCATAGTTTTTCAGCATTTTTTTCCATTTTGAGGCATTTTCATGATTGGGCCAAAGTTCGAGCATCTCAAAAAAAGGAATAAGGTAATTTGGAAACAGGCCACCGGCATCTGCTCCATATTCTTTATGTTTTATGGCATGCACCCACAAATTTTCACTGTGTGGCAAACTGTCAAATTCTTTGAAATGGCCATAGTACCCCTGTTCTGGGGTATCGATAGGGATTTGTCTTTGCAAAATTTGGTTGGCGTAGGCAATGCTTATTTCTTTGTATTGTTTATCTCCTTTTTTGTAGCGTTCCAAAGCTCCCCAGCATAGAAAAATCAAATCTCGTGTTAGCCATTCATCGCTCGGGATTTTTGTACTTTCTGATAAACCTCTTTGGAATTTACTGTATCCATAGTCCCCCATTGGGGTCGCTTTATTTAAGAGCCAATCTAATGATGTATCTGCTGTATTTACGTACTTCTCTATTTTTTCTGAATATTGTTCTGGTAAAACTTTGGCAGATTTGTATAGAGCTACTACAGCTTTTGCCACATCATTTGGCAAAATAAAATCTTCATGTCCGAGAAGATCATGAGACATGGCGCCTTCAGGATAGCCTAATTCCTTGGCCTTTTCTTGGGTCATAACCAAATAATCCGCGCCTACGGTTATTTGTTCGTAAACCCGTTTTAGGTAATTTTCATCAATACTTGAATGCTTGTATTCAGCGATGTCAGTCAAACAAATTATCATCGCGCTTTGAGCTGGGCTTTCTGCCCAGAGGGCTCCTGCGTCTTGCCATCCTGCCCCAACTCCGGTAAAATGTTTTCGTCTTTCCAACATATCTACCGAAGCCCAAAGATGTGTCTCCTGCCAGAGAATTTCTTTTTTTACCCGTAAGTTTGATTGTTTATACAAGATTTCATTTTCTTTATTTACCAAGATTTTCCAGGTTCCTTCTTCTTCAATGTTTTTAAATTCCGCAATCCACCAATGGCTTTTCCATTGTTCTCCCCAGTAGGTAAAAGGTTGTTGGTATTCGTC from Galbibacter sp. BG1 harbors:
- a CDS encoding GRP family sugar transporter encodes the protein MAVLFCFITMLGWGSWINTMKLTKNEDWKFPLYYWDYSIGLVLTALIFGLSIGSHGEYGRSFLEDLSQASTVVLGFAFLGGVIFNLSNLLIVAATNIAGMAVAFPIAVGLALIIGVVVNYIADPIGNPYLLFFGLLCIVLAIVYNAKAYKKLPQEKAGNKAKGILLSILSGFLMGFFYRFVAESIAPNFKNPAPELLTPYSAMFVFTLGIFFSNFIFNTWFMYLPVEGKKVTYTDFFKKGNTRIHLIGILGGLIWCTAMEFNLIAADKAGFAISYGLGQGATMVSAAWGVFVWKEFDAAKRETKPLLTAMFTLFILGLFLIIISRLK
- the deoC gene encoding deoxyribose-phosphate aldolase, with the protein product MKQEISKMIDHSILHPSHTHKDLMEGCQIAAKYNVASICVKPYMVADAKKMLENTDVKIGCVIGFPAGNSTIDVKVFEAETACKDGAEEVDMVINIAKALEEDWKYLEREIGSVTNVCHQHKAIVKVIFETDYITEDKIIIKLCEICTKVGADYVKTSTGFGFVKNENGTYAYTGATIENLKLMKNNIGPNVKVKASGGIRSLNQLLKAKEAGANRVGATATESIVQETEK